The window TTTACGTGATGTGGGCGGACGGCACTTACCCAATGCGGCTGACGAATGATCCGGGGGCGGATCTCGCGCCGGCCTGGTCACCGGATGGCAAGTGGATCGCCTTCGCTTCCAAGCGGGATGGGGATTGGGATATTTACGTGATGGACCGCTCCGGGCAGAACGTGAAGCAGTTGACCAACGCGCGCGGCAGTGACCTGTCGCCGGCCTGGTCGCCGGACGGCCGCTACATCGCCTTCGAGTCCAACCGCGACGGCAACGCCGAGATATATATCATGCTGGCGAACGGGGACCAACAGCAGAACCTGACGCGCACGCCCGGCGCCAACGACCACTGGCCGGCCTGGTCGCCGGACGGCACGCGCATCGCTTTTTGCTCCAACCGGGACGGCGAGTGGGGCATTTACGTCATGCGCATGGACGGCAGTGACGTGGTGCGTATCTCGCCGGCCGGCGTCAACAGCCAGGCGCCGGCGTGGCGCCCGTAATCAGGGCGCCACCCAGCGCGTGACGGCGATATGGCGGATCAGGTCCTCCCCATGAATGTAATAGGCGGTGAGGATGGTGCCATCGGGCAACTGTACGGAGGAAGGATAGCCGATGTCACGCGAGGCGCCGTCGTCCCGCAGGATAATCTCATGCTCGATATCCCAGGTGCGGCCGTTGTCCTCGCTGAGGCAGGCGCGCACCCCGAAGGGCGGCCGGCGGTAGCCGTACGTGCACAGCAGGCGCCCATCGGTCAGCGGCAGGACATGGGCCGGATGCCCCCACATGGGCGTTGGCTCCAGCTCCGTCCAGGTCCGTCCCCCGTCGTATGAAAAGGCCCGGTAGAGGTACTGATAGTTGCGCGGCTCGCCGGCGCGCAGGACGGCGATCAGATGGCCGGCCGGCGTCAGCGCCAGCGCCGGCTCCTCGAAGCTGATGCGCTCCTCCGGATCGCGCGCGATGAGGCCGGCATTCCCCCAGGTCTGGCCCCCATCTGTCGAGCGCACCACATAGGACGTGCAGACCCGCGAGGGATAATGCGCGCCGTAGATGCCCATCAGCAGGGTGCCGTCGGGAAGCTCGAGGACGGCATCGGCGGTACCGGCGCGCGGCAGAGGAGAGCTGTCCACACGCGCCGGCGGCTCCCAGTTCCTCCCGTCATCGCGCGAGCGGATGACCCACGGCCCCTCCACATCCGCCCAGGAGCCGTCATAGAGATGATATGCGGGGAAGGGAAGCCGGTGTTTCTCCTGTTCCGGCACCACCCGCCAGCGGAAGAAGTTGATCAGCAGGGTGCCGTCGTGCAGTTCGGTGATGGAGCAGTCCTGCTCGCCGCATTCCGGATCGCTGGGGGGCAGGATGGTGATGGGGGTCCAGGTGCGCCCGTCATCAAAGGAGCGGGAATAGGCGATGCGGGCGCCTTGGTCGACGTGGTCATATTTCCCCAGACGCACGGCCTGCACGCTGAAGGCGCCGGCGCGGCGGAAGACCAGCCACAGCTCGCCGTTGCGGCGTCGGGCCAGGCCGGGGAAGCAGGAATAGGCTCCTTCATCCTTGTACACGATGATGTGTTCCATACGCGGGCTCCTTGTGAGCAGGGTGATGGGGCCGGCGTCAATCAATGCGCATGCGCGGGTCCAGCGCATCGCGCAGGCCGTCGCCGACGAAGTTGACACATAGCACGGTCAGGGCAATCATAATGCCCGGCGGCACCCACAGCCACGGCATGCGCGACAGCACGGTGAGCTTCTGGGCGTCGGTGAGCATCTGTCCCCAGCTTGGTTGGGGCGGCGGGACGCCCAGTCCCAGGAAGCTGAGGCTGGCCTCGGTCAGGATGGCGCCGGCCATGCCGAAGGTGGCGGCCACGGTGATAGGCCCGACACAGTTGGGCAA of the Anaerolineae bacterium genome contains:
- a CDS encoding exo-alpha-sialidase, whose amino-acid sequence is MEHIIVYKDEGAYSCFPGLARRRNGELWLVFRRAGAFSVQAVRLGKYDHVDQGARIAYSRSFDDGRTWTPITILPPSDPECGEQDCSITELHDGTLLINFFRWRVVPEQEKHRLPFPAYHLYDGSWADVEGPWVIRSRDDGRNWEPPARVDSSPLPRAGTADAVLELPDGTLLMGIYGAHYPSRVCTSYVVRSTDGGQTWGNAGLIARDPEERISFEEPALALTPAGHLIAVLRAGEPRNYQYLYRAFSYDGGRTWTELEPTPMWGHPAHVLPLTDGRLLCTYGYRRPPFGVRACLSEDNGRTWDIEHEIILRDDGASRDIGYPSSVQLPDGTILTAYYIHGEDLIRHIAVTRWVAP